A single Watersipora subatra chromosome 7, tzWatSuba1.1, whole genome shotgun sequence DNA region contains:
- the LOC137400459 gene encoding leucine-rich repeat-containing protein 74A-like encodes MNGFGITGALSLAFALKENSSLIELDISNNRIPVDGVAQFGRIFSTNDTLEILRMGQNPMQIHGSYALIKFLHDSNNTSLQILDLTDVMVLDIFMEMVMKIKSFNPGFRVKVGKIVSSPAIKLETGKSREISTENPLMIVVTYMESQRMRIVDLFKTWDADNSMSLTRDEFKEGLQMLDGDGNGEIELSELIQAIEKDNKGMRRKAALAVKADGPFPTNTDDKPAAEKNILEELNEMVEEGHSNTVTFQAEYDSALIMDGNPRYRLPPKPRGAKRDSLLESDFDF; translated from the exons ATGAATGGCTTTGGGATCACAGGAGCCCTCTCACTAGCCTTTGCTCTAAAGGAGAACTCAAGCCTTATAGAGCTGGACATAAGCAATAACAGAATTCCTGTGGATGGAGTGGCACAATTTGGCAGAATATTTTCGACCAATGACACACTTGAAATACTCAGA atgGGACAGAACCCGATGCAGATTCATGGATCATATGCCTTGATAAAATTTCTTCATGATTCCAATAACACGAGTCTGCAGATACTAGACCTTACA GATGTTATGGTGCTTGATATATTTATGGAAATGGTTATGAAAATCAAAAGCTTTAATCCTGGTTTCCGAGTAAAGGTTGGGAAAATTGTGAGCTCACCAGCAATAAAACTAGAGACAGGAAAGAGTCGAG AAATCTCAACCGAAAATCCTCTCATGATAGTAGTGACCTATATGGAGTCTCAGAGAATGAGAATAGTTGACCTTTTCAAAACCTGGGATGCTGACAACAGTATGAGCTTGACCAGAGATGAGTTTAAAGAAGGTCTGCAG ATGCTGGATGGAGATGGAAATGGAGAAATTGAATTAAG TGAGCTGATTCAAGCGATAGAGAAAGACAACAAAGGCATGCGCCGAAAAGCAGCACTCGCTGTCAAAGCTGATGGGCCTTTCCCTACGAACACCGATGATAAACCAGCAGCAGAAAAGAACATTCTAGAagagttgaatgagatggtaGAAGAAGGACACAGCAATACTGTTACCTTCCAGGCTGAATATGACTCAGCCCTGATTATGGACGGAAACCCGCGATACAGATTGCCTCCTAAACCTCGTGGTGCAAAGAGAGACTCACTGCTTGAAAGTGACTTTGACTTCTAA